A genomic stretch from Lathyrus oleraceus cultivar Zhongwan6 chromosome 2, CAAS_Psat_ZW6_1.0, whole genome shotgun sequence includes:
- the LOC127118566 gene encoding non-specific lipid transfer protein GPI-anchored 31, protein MASKSSLILCVLAIWTFDLAQGGSSTHHQAPTPSLDCTNLVLTMADCLSFVTNGSTTTKPEGNCCSGLKSVLKTAPSCLCEAFKSSAQFGVVLNVTKATSLPAACKISAPSATKCGLSETPTSAPALAPLAPAGGLSPQSSATSPTSSGSSSSSLNGPVNELSPAPTPSLGSTATELFAISMKSLLVCLLVAIISLF, encoded by the exons ATGGCTTCAAAATCCTCACTCATTCTCTGTGTTCTTGCAATCTGGACCTTTGATTTAGCTCAAGGTGGTTCATCAACCCATCATCAAGCTCCAACACCATCATTGGACTGCACAAATCTTGTCTTAACGATGGCTGATTGTTTGTCTTTTGTAACAAACGGTAGCACAACAACAAAACCAGAAGGTAATTGTTGTTCTGGTTTGAAATCTGTTCTCAAAACTGCTCCTTCTTGTCTCTGCGAGGCGTTCAAGAGCAGTGCTCAGTTTGGTGTTGTCTTGAATGTCACCAAAGCTACCTCTCTTCCTGCTGCATGCAAAATCTCTGCTCCTTCCGCTACTAAATGTGGAT TGTCCGAAACTCCTACTTCCGCTCCTGCTCTTGCTCCTCTTGCTCCTG CTGGAGGACTCTCTCCACAATCATCTGCAACATCTCCAACATCTTCTGGTTCATCATCTTCAAGTTTGAATGGTCCTGTAAATGAGTTATCTCCAGCACCAACACCATCTCTAGGGAGCACAGCAACAGAACTATTTGCAATTTCAATGAAATCCCTACTTGTTTGCCTATTGGTGGCTATAATATCACTTTTTTAA